AGCAAATCTAAATATTTCTCTGCATATTCTTGGATATCAGCATTTTTATCTATGGCAACTTTTGCAGTTATCATATCTTTAAGGCATTCCTTTTGAATTTTGCGTGCGTTCTCTCTCTTCTTGTTTGTTATGACTCTTTCCAAAAATGGAATTGCTTCCTTGTAGCGTTCCATTGCCATTAGGTATCTAATGGAGCATATTGACTGGTTTGAGTGAAATTCTGAGTAAAGTTCAGGATGCCTGTTTGTTGTCTCTACAAGTTTATTGTAAACGTCTTGAACTTGGGCCTTTGATAAAATTGATGAGTAAGAGAGCATCCTTCTGTATGTCACGTAACGCTGTAGTTCCATTGATTTATAGACTCTTCCCTTGCTCTTATAAATGGAATCGGCATCATTCTCTATGCGGAGCATTTCCATGTCAATTTTATAACCAGACTTCATCAAGTCCTTTTTTACATAGAAATTTGCCGCCGCGGCGTGGTATGCGAAAGGGAGAAAATTCCTGCCATCTGCCGGAAGTTCATCCATAATGTCCCCAAGTTTTTGTAAATACTCCTGGTACAGGCTATTAGTTGAGAGCCTTGACATGACCATGCAAATTCCAAATAGATTGGCAGCTCTATCATAAATTTTTGATTTTGGGATATCATTATATCCGTTTATCATTTTTTGCAGTGCGGCCGTTCCCTCTTTTTCAGTTGCGTTGCTGAATTTTTTGATAATGTTTTTGTAGTCAATTAGTGCAATTACCTCTTTTTGTTCATTGCCGGAGGGGAGCTTTGTAAGGAGTTTCCTGTATTTGTCAAGCGCATTGTAATCACTGTTTATAAGTTCTTCAATGGTCTCAATTTCAAGACTATAATCCTTATTTTTCTGAGCAATTTTTAGAAGCTCCTTTTCATATTTTACCCTGGTTGACATTTTTACAATCTCAATGTCAATAATATTATGAAGGACGGCTACTTTTTCTTTGTATGATGATGTCTTGCTATTGGATAGCACATCATACTCTCTTTGAAGGCTGTCCAAAGTGTTCTTTCTATTTCTCTTTCTTGCCGCAATAAGCTTGACAATTTCATCACGGCTCTTAAGAGATTCTCCGTTAATTGACTGCAGGTCCGGCAGCATATCCGGCTTTAAGGATTGTGCAGTGCTAAAATTAAAAGAGAGCAAAATGAGGGTCAGTGCAAAATAATACTTAAAGCATCTTAGTATTACAGAGTGAAATTTCATGTCTAATGTTTAGGTATTCTTTGCAAAGTTATCAAAAGATTTTGCAAATTTTTGCCAAATGGTTTTTTTCTGTCTAATCTCTTCTCTCCAGCGTGAATATTTCATTGACGCTTTTATGAAAAACAGCCGCAATTTTTAGCGCAAGTACCGTGGATGGAATATATCTGCCAGTCTCTATTGCATTGATGGTTTGGCGGCTTACTCCTATTTTATCTGCCAGGTCCTGCTGTGAGATATTTAAAACTGCGCGTTCTACTTTAATACTATTCTTCATGGCATGTTTTGTTAAAATTAGCCATCGCGATGCGGAATACAATTATGTATATTAGCAGATATGCAAACAGGAAAAAGAACATCACATATAAGTATGGAATTCCGTAAATGAATATTGCAGCAAGCACGCTGACGGAAGTCGTAATCCATAAAGAACGTACGAGAGAAATTTCTCTTATATGTGCAATGCCTTCATCTTCAGCTTTTTCCTTTGAGAGAGCTATAAATGTTAAGGCGGCAAGTCCAAATACTATCTCAAGTGTAAGGGTTATGTTTTCTTTCTCGCAGGTAAATCCGCTGCTTGGCTCGCACAGAATCATACCCGAATAATGCCAGTATTTTGCGTTGATTGTAAATTCTCTCTCACTCCTTGAGTTTTTGATACTTGAGAAGAGGCCAAATGCTATTACGCATGCCAGCAATATAAATCCTATTTTTTGGAAGATATGCGGCAGCAAGTAGTTTTCGTTTTTCATATTCTTGATTTTATTTACTGTTATTTCTTGCACAAATGTAAAGTACACTTTACAAACAGACAAGAAAACTTGTCAAAAAATCAAATAAACTTTACAATAATGTAACAACAGACTTGTGGCGAGATATTAAAGAATGTTGACTGAAACGCTTTATCTATTCTGTTTCTTAATTGTTACCTTTGTAAAAATGCGGGTTGTAGCAAGACCTGCTTAATTTATGAATGGTTATGGAAAATAAAATTAACACAACAGTTGTTGCCGCAATAATTATAGCGGTTGGATTGATAGGTATGGGACTTGCCGTCAGATGCGGAATCGTAAAATTTAAAAAGCTGGACGGGACGGTTTCAGTTAAAGGACTTTCAGAGATGGAAATGCCTGCAGATAAGGTGATTTGGCCAATTTCTTATGTTGCTGCGGGTAATGATTTAACATCTCTTTATGCAGACATTGAATCCAAAAACGCAATCATTACAAAGTTCCTTTTAGATAACGGAATTAGCAAAGATGAAATCACGGAATCCGCACCGGTCGTTACAGATTTAAAGGCGCAGAGCTATTATGGAGATAATAAATCTGAGTATAGATATAATATTACTTCTGTCACGACAGTTTCTACTACTAAGGTAAATCTTGTGCGTGACCTGCTTGTAAAGCAGAGCGAGCTTATCAAACAAGGTGTTCCGTTGTCTTCCGGCGGAAATGCGGAATTCTCTTTTACTAAGCTTAATGACGTGAAGCCTAAGATGATAGAGGAAGCAACAAAGAATGCGCGGGCGTCTGCACAAAAGTTTGCGGAGGATTCTCACAGCCATCTTGGCAAAATTAAAAATGCTACGCAAGGACAGTTTTCAATTGAGGATAGGGATAGCAACACTCCGTATATCAAGAGTTTGAGGGTTGTCACAACTGTAGAGTATTACATGAACTAACAGCTGCCGGAATCTGCTCAGATAAACTTTGAAGGAGACATCTTACATAGTTAATGCTTTTGTCGGCAAAAGTTCCGGCTTCCTTGGAAGCCCCGCGTGTGTCGTCTTGCTGCATGAGAAAATCCCTGATGTTCAGATGCTTGCGCTTGCGGCTAAAAATGGTTTGCCTGAGACAGCTTTTCTCTTAAAGGAAGAATTCTCTGATAGTGATGCTCCCGACAGGTCATATTCCTCAAGGAAACACTCAGGCAGATACTCATTGCGCTGGTTCACTCCCGATATTGAAATGGATTTATGCGGACATGCTACGCTAGCCTCCGCGTATGTTGTGTATGAGATACTTGGAGAAAAAGAGGCAATCTTTGATACATGCGAGGGTGAGATAAAAGTAGCAAGGTGTCCAGCCGAGCGTGGTAGCGACAGCAGCGGCAGTGGCAGCGGCGGCAGCGGTGATTTTATGTATGTTTTGGATTTTCCGTCTCGTCCGGCAAAGCCTGCAAAACTACCGGAGAATATTTATAATGCATTAAATATCAAGCCAAAAGAAGTATATTTATCTAGGGATTATATACTGCTGTATGATGATGAAGCGCAAATCCGGAATATTAAAATTGACCGTGCGGAATTTGATAAAATTAATCTTGACCCGGGCGGGATTGCTGTAACTTCAAGTGAAATTTATAGCGGTAAAAAATCAATTTGCGGCGGAGCAAAAGATTGCTGTGATGCAACATTTGATTTTGTATCAAGATTCTTTACCCCGCAGGCGACAATTTTGGAAGATCCGGTGACGGGTTCTGCTCATTGCACGCTTGTCCCTTTTTGGGCTGACAGATTGGGAAAGAGTAAGTTACATGCGGCTCAGCTTTCAGAAAGAGGCGGTGAGCTTTTTTGCGAATTGAAGAATGGGCGGGTGCTTATTGGTGGCTATGCAAGTTTGGCCGGCGGGGAGATTTAGGCATTTTTTTGTAAATTTGGAGCATAAATCAGAATGTTATGTTAGATAAGAATATACGTGACCAAATTATTTCCCTTGTTCATAAAGAAGTTGTCCCTGCAATTGGATGTACGGAGCCAATGGCAGTTGCGCTTTGTGTTGCGAAAGCAACTGAAACTTTGGGAGTTAGGCCGGAGAAGATAGAAGTCCTCCTGAGCGCCAATATTTTAAAAAATGCAATGGGGGTAGGAATTCCTGGAACCGGAATGATAGGACTCCCGAT
The window above is part of the Bacteroidales bacterium genome. Proteins encoded here:
- a CDS encoding SIMPL domain-containing protein (The SIMPL domain is named for its presence in mouse protein SIMPL (signalling molecule that associates with mouse pelle-like kinase). Bacterial member BP26, from Brucella, was shown to assemble into a channel-like structure, while YggE from E. coli has been associated with resistance to oxidative stress.); protein product: MNTTVVAAIIIAVGLIGMGLAVRCGIVKFKKLDGTVSVKGLSEMEMPADKVIWPISYVAAGNDLTSLYADIESKNAIITKFLLDNGISKDEITESAPVVTDLKAQSYYGDNKSEYRYNITSVTTVSTTKVNLVRDLLVKQSELIKQGVPLSSGGNAEFSFTKLNDVKPKMIEEATKNARASAQKFAEDSHSHLGKIKNATQGQFSIEDRDSNTPYIKSLRVVTTVEYYMN
- a CDS encoding PhzF family phenazine biosynthesis protein — encoded protein: MKETSYIVNAFVGKSSGFLGSPACVVLLHEKIPDVQMLALAAKNGLPETAFLLKEEFSDSDAPDRSYSSRKHSGRYSLRWFTPDIEMDLCGHATLASAYVVYEILGEKEAIFDTCEGEIKVARCPAERGSDSSGSGSGGSGDFMYVLDFPSRPAKPAKLPENIYNALNIKPKEVYLSRDYILLYDDEAQIRNIKIDRAEFDKINLDPGGIAVTSSEIYSGKKSICGGAKDCCDATFDFVSRFFTPQATILEDPVTGSAHCTLVPFWADRLGKSKLHAAQLSERGGELFCELKNGRVLIGGYASLAGGEI
- a CDS encoding helix-turn-helix transcriptional regulator, which produces MKNSIKVERAVLNISQQDLADKIGVSRQTINAIETGRYIPSTVLALKIAAVFHKSVNEIFTLERRD
- a CDS encoding HAMP domain-containing histidine kinase — encoded protein: MLPDLQSINGESLKSRDEIVKLIAARKRNRKNTLDSLQREYDVLSNSKTSSYKEKVAVLHNIIDIEIVKMSTRVKYEKELLKIAQKNKDYSLEIETIEELINSDYNALDKYRKLLTKLPSGNEQKEVIALIDYKNIIKKFSNATEKEGTAALQKMINGYNDIPKSKIYDRAANLFGICMVMSRLSTNSLYQEYLQKLGDIMDELPADGRNFLPFAYHAAAANFYVKKDLMKSGYKIDMEMLRIENDADSIYKSKGRVYKSMELQRYVTYRRMLSYSSILSKAQVQDVYNKLVETTNRHPELYSEFHSNQSICSIRYLMAMERYKEAIPFLERVITNKKRENARKIQKECLKDMITAKVAIDKNADIQEYAEKYLDLLEEEKKSTLDEKNNEMQILYNMDNMEKESNKKILNSGIIFLAIVLILFAFAFYLLVRSQNLAGKLAESKNKLIKEKKDLHETRKRLDKAKAEAENASRLKTSFIQNMQHEIRTPLNSIVGFSKILADPSNKPSKEEAAKFNEIMRQNSALLSTTVSDILDISDLERGEYHIAPESLNEICTFVVNIFKGRAAQGVEMIFKAHDRDLIIDTDRERLIQVLLNFLSNSCKFTQSGKIVLDYQINNRTAEVQGKNGSVILSVTDTGIGIPEGKEEVIFNRFEKLNRFSQGQGLGLFICRLIAKGLHGKVMADATCSGGARFIFIHPLTQE